TTGGGGAGCTCAGCATCACCCatgcagccggggggggggggggaagctggggctctcggacgcctgggtcccctccccaccTGCCTACGGGACCCCCGCTGTCACCCTGTGGTGGGACACGGGTAAGAGCGAGAGGCTGAAGGCAGTGCTGGGGGCAAGCGGAGCATCCCAAAAAGCCCAGCTGCCCATCCATGGCGGGGGACACCCTTCCCAGGGCCGGGCTGGCCGGTTCCCATGGGAccaagacacccccccccccccccgcagcgtgCAGCCACCTGGCACACGGCCACCGCTGTCCCCTGCCTGGGCCACGGcagtccccgtccccccgtcccagGTGGGGCCACCCACCCGCTCTGACTCAGAGCCAGAATATAGGCCGGGGCTCTAAAAATAACCCAGCTCCGGCACAAAGCAATCGCTGCTCCTCCGGTCGGGGGGATTCAAGCAGGAGAGAACACCCCGAAATAGCTGCACggccccttctccccccgccccatcgCTGGGGGACCATCCCAGATGGGGACCACAAACCCAGCCAGGGTCCCCGCCGGGGAATGGCGGGGGGACGGGCgatgctgcctcctgcctggccaTGCCGCTGAGAcacttccccttcctccactTCCCGAAACGGTCCTGGGCGCCAGGCCGGGCCCATGGCGGGGgcaaataccccccccccccacatcgCCGCTTCatcccccggggacccccggttTGGGAGGAGCCCCGGCACCGAGGGACCACCGGGGACCAAGGGCAGAGGGTGGCGGTGCAGCCGCCGCACCCAGCCCCCCGCACCCGGATATTTTGGGCATCCCCACCCAAAATATGGGGTGGGTCTTGGCCCGTCCCAGGCACAGCAGCGGGTTGGCACTGGGTGCTGCGCACGGCCCACCCCAGCGGGTACCGGTGCCACCCCCCCATCACACCGGCCCCGGGGTGGCCCCTTGCTGGCGGGGGGGGGCCAGGCCATGCCGGGTCAGGGCCCTTCGTTAGCTGGCTCGTTAGCCAGGCCCAGGTGGCCACCCTCCTTCCTGCAGCGCAAGGGCATGGCCAAGCAGGATGCCGTGCCCcatggctgggggggcaggggggcacagACCCCCACCccgcatccctgtccccagcaccagcCTCCTCAAGGGgatgggtttggggggggtcacaccccccaccccgggctgCCCTTCACCCTGGGCTGCCCCTCACCCTGGGGCGCCCCTCACCCTGGGgtaacccccccatccccagctgccACCCACCGTGGCGTGCCCCCCtacccccagccgccccccgccatGCCCAGGCGGTCTCACCTGGATGGGGGCAGTGCTGAACTGGATCTTGCGGTTGGGGACGGGCTCCTCTTCCTCAGACAGCCCAGGGATCTCCACGCAGCCTGACTCGGGCTCGTACAGCCCttcggcctcctcctcctcctccagcccgcTGCCCCCCGAGTCCTCCCCGAGCCCGCTGTAGGCACTTATGTCCACCAGGTCCGCCTCGGAGAAGTCCTCCTTCTTGGCCTCCTCGTAGGCATCGCCCTCCTCCGCCCGCTCGCCCTTGACACCCTCctcgcccgcggccgccccggacCCCCCTTCCAGCCGGGGGGCGGTGGGCGCCGGACCCTCAGCCCCCTTGGCCGGTTGGGGCGCGGGCGCTGGTTCACCCGCCGCcgtcgcctcctcctcctcctcttcctcggccTCGCcgctctcctccacctccaccgGCTTGATCTTGCAGACCTCCTGCACCCGTGGGGCGGCTGTCTCTTTCTCCGCCGGCCGGCCGGTCttccctgctgccttctcctcctccggcAGCCGGGCACGGGCCGGGGCGGCGTGGCCATCACCCGACCGGCCGGCCTCAGGGCTTGGCAAGAAGACCCGAGGTCGCTTGCCCACCACCTTGGCGTTGAGCGGTCCTCCCGCTCGCCCCGGCGCCTTGTGGAGGTTGTTACGGAGGTCGGCCTTCTCGAAGACGGCGCTGAGCTGGCTGACGGTGGGCGAGACAGCTTCGGTGTCCAGCTTGTCCAAGGACTCGGTGCTGCCGTTGAACCTCACCACCACGTCCAGCTTACGGTCCTGGAAACCGGCTCGCTCCTTACGTAGCAAGAGCTTGGTGGTGGTGGCCTTCTCCTGCGGGCTCCTCTCGAAGATCTTACGGGTCTCCTGCAGCTTGGAGAAGGGTTTGTCGGGTTTGGAGTCAAAGCGGCTGACCCTCTCCGAGACGCTGGTGCCCAGCTTGAGGAGGTTGCCCTGGTCCACGCTCTCGCCGAGGCTGCCGGCCCGGGGCAAGGAGAGACGGACGGGCTTCTCCTTGGCCTTGGCCAGGTCGCAGGCGCCCTCGGGGCCGGGCGCCGTCCCCATCTGCAGGAACATGTTCTTGATACGGTGAACGTTGGAGCCATACTTCTTACCCCGGCTTTTCTTGCCGTCTTCGCCATCGGCCTCCTTTGTGGGCGCCAGGGCCTGGATGGTGGCCTCGTAGGCGTTACGGTGGGGGGACGCGCTCCGGAGACCCCCGCCGCCCGTCGCCCCGCCGGAGGGGGaccccccgccggcggccgccccgccgcctgcctcCGTCCTCAACATGCCGCCACCGGGCCCTCGCACCGcatcgcccgccgccgccgccgccgctccccccggtCGTGCCGCGGCCCCTCGCCGGCTACAGCGGCATGGGGAGGGGGATgccgcccgggggggggggggccgccggcaCACCTGCACCGgcccgcggggggctgcggggcccggtCAGGCCATGTCCATCCCGGGgggccccctccgccccggccctccttccttcctcccttctcctcctcttcccctttctctgTGGCTGGTGATGGAGCCGCTGCTGCCTGCGAtccgcccgccccgctgcccgcagagCCCTCTGGGTCTTAGCGGCGCGCTCGCTCTTCCTCTTCCTCGCTGCCGTGCTTCGGCCTCGCCACCGCCCCGGCCTGCCCGCGGGGatactcccccccccgccccaagacCCCCCCCCACTTGCCGCCGAGATGCCCCACGGTCCCCTCCCCGCACCCGCACGGGGGTCCCCTCCCTGGGGCGTGTGTGTCCCCGCGCCGTGCCGTGCGTGTCCCCCGGCTTCTCTGGTGTTGCCAccccccagctctgtccccatgtcccgtcccccccccccagctctgtccccGCCATGCCTGTCTGCCCCTGTGTCGgcgtcgtccgtccccccccccccccagttttgccCCCCTGGCCCCCAGGCTGGTCCCTATGTCCCCTCAGTCCCGTCCCTGTACCCCCCCGTTTTGTACCCACATCCCCTGGATCtgcccccacatccccccatgccGTCCCCATATCCCCCTAATTTTGTACCCAGGTCCCCCCCATCCCATTCCCGTATCCCCCTGAGTTTGTACCCGTGTCCCCCCATCCTGTCCCCGTATccccccatcctgtccccatatcccccccaaCTTTGTACCCACATCCCCCCATCCTACCCCCGTATCCCCCCGCGTTTGTACCCACatccccccatcctgcccctgcacccctcccaggcccccctgctcctctccctgtgtcccctcaaTTTTGCCCACATGtcaccctgctcccacccctcGGGACCCCCACACACCCATGCCCAAAGCCCCCCCATCTCGGGGTGTCCCGTGGTGTCCCCACAGGGCCCCTATTTCCTTTCTGTCCCCATAAATCCGTCCCTGGGGTGCAGCACGTCCCCCCCCGACGCCTCCACCCAGGCGGGGTgacaggaggggaaactgaggcaggggggccccggggcggggggccgtggTGCTGCTCCCCTGCCTTCCAGCACCTGCCGGGTGATATTTTGGGGGgcttctttgggggggggggttgccgtCTTCCCACCGGGCACCTTGGAGGGGCCAGAGCCGACagcccggggccgtgccgggggtccctgcTGCGGGAGGAGcaccccgaggggctgggggacagggtgggggagcacccctgctccccccggccgggcagcgcgCGGGCGCCAGGACCCTGTAGACGCCCCGCGTCTCCCGACACAGCCCTCCCGGCCCTTTGTGCGTGACGCGGCGTGACGAGACGTGACGTGGACGTGACGCGACGCGACGTCCCCCCCACAGCCACCCCCTTCCCCTTCCGCCGCCGCCATCCGCccgccctcccccctccccccccccccccccgcagggtcTGGCTCCTCGCCACCGCCAGCCCTCCAGTAGCCCAGCCCGCTTCATCCCGCCGAGGGCCAGCGTCCCTCCGCACGGCCTgggcacgcacacgcgtgtgcgcacgCCTGCTCCCGTCTCGGTGCCACACGAGCACACGCGtgtgcggggcagcggggctggcaggctgcctgacggggggggggggggggggcagctgtccccaagtgtccccccaaggggccccccctgccccgctgtgcCCCGTCCCGTGCCACGGATGCCATCCCCCTACTCATGAGTGGGGGCAccacccaggggacaccccccgccccccccccaggggactgggcagccccgctcctccccgcgtGCCAGAGGGGCTCGGTGCCATGGGGCCTCGGTGGCAGGAGGTGGCTCCGTTACGgggtccccccccgtgtccccagtgggACCCCCCCaggcggccccccccggcccggccagcGCCGCTGCCTCCGTCAAtcagccctggccccgctcccgggccgcGGCGAAGATGGAGGCCCCCGAGCTGCTCCGGCTCTGGGTGCTGGCAGGCGAGTGACAGCCCTGTCACCccccgggggggacacggccgggcCGGGGGTACCCCCAGCGGGGAGAGGATGGGGGGGACCCTCGGagcggggtggggacggggggtgccggcaggaggggatgggggggacgtGGCTGCAACGTGACAGAGCTAAATAAAGCCGTCCTGTCCCTGGTGCCAGCTGGGTTTGGGACGGGGGGGGGACCGGGTGGGACCTCTCCGTGACGGGGCCAGGGCACAGGACGGTGCTGtcaccatccccgtccccatcccctccaaAATGTCCCCCACCCCGTTGTCCCGGGACACCTGGCACCGCAGGGACGCGTTTCGGCCCCAGCcgggtgtcccgggggggggctgtgggcgTGCGGGCCATCCCGGGGTCTGTGggcagtggggaaactgaggcagggaggagccgtgttccccagccctggctctagCCCCGTGCCTGGCTGCAGCCGTggccctgggggggtcccgggccgcCCTCCCCGACCACCGCGTCCTCCCCGACCACCGCGTCCTCCCCGACCACCGCGTCTCCTCCGAGACCGGAACCATCTTCATCCACGAGCTGGAGCGGGAGCTGTTCCAGGAGGCCTTCCTCACCGGACGCGAGGATGACGGCGGTGAGGGCCAGGCCAAGGGGAGTGGGGACGAGGGGGTGTCCTGCAGTGCCTGGGTTGGGAGGGGGGTCTGGGACTGCTAATGGGGGCCACTGGCTAATGCCTGCGCCCCACCAGGCATGACCCCAGCTGGGCCAtctgtccctcccccccccccctccatccatccatctgtccatccatccatccatccatccatccatcctgccCTCCATCCCAccctccacccctccatcccccacccacccctccaCCCGTTTGGGGACCCCCGAGCGCCGCCCCATCACGCTCAAAAAGGGGAGCAGGACCCTCCTGGTGCACAGCGGGCACAGGGACCAGTCGTGCTTCCTTGGTGGGACCAGTTGGATGGGGAAGGGCTCGCAGGGCCGGGGTCTGCCCGCGGCACAGCCTGGTGGCACGCATGTCCCCATGTCCGTGTCCATCCCCACCCGTCTGTGCGTCCCGGTGCCCAGCAGCCGCCCCCATCACCTTCCAAGCCCACCTCCAGGACCACCCCGACCTGCCGCGGTGGCTGCGGTACATCCAGCGTGACCCCCACCAGCCGGGCTACCTCTAtggctgccccacggccaccgAGGTGGGCACCCATGCCATCGAGGTAGGTGCCCACCCTCACAGCCCCGTGCCAGGGGGTGACACGAGGAGGGGGGGGCTGGCATCTTCGGGGGTCTCTCCTTGGCTTGCAGGTGCTGGCGTACAACCGGCACACCTACGAGACGGTGGCACAGCGTCTCGTCATCACCGTCATCCCTGCTCCAGGTAAGGGCTGTGCACCCCCAAATCGCGCCAGGCTGTCCCGGAGCCCCCTGGGATGGGCTCCGGGGTGTCCCCACAGGTGCCACGTGTCCCCCGCAGGCAGGGAGCCGCCGTACCAGGGCGAGTTCCTGGTGGGCAACAGGAACGTGGAGGAGCTGCTGCCGGCGGCCACGCAGGAGATCTTCCTCCAAGCCACAGCCAGCGTCTGGGAGCGGGACGACCTCCGCGTCATCAACATCACCTCCGCCCTGGACCGGGGCGGCCGCGTCCCACTGCCCATCGAGGGGCGCAAGGAGGGGtacgggcagccccggggggtgctggggttgctcccAGGTAGAGCCCCAGCTTCCGTGCATGGGGTTTTGGGAGGCCACCTCCAGccagcgccccccgccccggcagggtGTACGTGAAGGTGGGCTCCCACGGCACCTTCTCGCCGTGCCTGGCATCGGCCGCCTCGCCGCAGAGCCGCTTCCGCTGCAGCCTGGGCCAGCAGCCCCTCGCCTCCTGCTACGACACCTTCGCCCCCCACTTCACCATCCGCTGGTGCAACCTCACCCTGGTGAGACCCACGTTCCCCCTCCGCCCCATGCAACGACACCcgcggggaccccccacccccccctaaCCATCACCCCATTGCAGCTGCAGGTCTGGCCCAGCCCCACGTCGCCGGGGCCGGCGTGGGGTTCCGGGGTGCTGGAGGAGGGTGGGGATTTCCAGCCCCCCACCGAGGTGCCCCCCCGGGACCTGCTGCCCGGGTACCTGGTGACGCTGCTGGTGCCGCTGGCAGTGGCcgcgctgctctgcctgctcctgggctACCTCATGTGCTGCCGCAGGGAGGGAGTGTGAGTCGGGGGGGGGCATGCtcagggtgggggtccccccaccccagccagggcATGGGCACCCCAGGTTGGGTGCCCCTTCCCCGGCCATCATAGCCCCAGGACAACCTGGGGGTGGTGAGAGCCCTTCTCaccatcttccccccccccccccccctttttcctctgttttgtagGCAAAAACGGGACTTGGAGACGTCTGAGTAAGTCCCTGTGCCCAGGCTGAGCCCCGCGGGTGCTGGGGGtctgctttgggggggggggggtcatggCCAAGCACGGGGAGGGCcagcagggacggggacggggaggagagggggacgGGGAGCGGTCGGCTGTCGGGGGGATGTTATGGAGGTGGTAGAGCCTAAAGGTCTCCCCATCCGAaaggggacccccagcccccctcctcctctccccacacctCGGCGCCCCCCAATAACCCCCCACAGACGCGGGCTGGAGCACAAGAGCTGTTTTACTTCTCTGATAGCCTCGACCGGACTCAATACCAGCAAGGAGGACCCCAATGATGGGGGACAGACCCCAATGATGGGGTGCAGACCCCAATGACGGGTGGGCAGACCCCCAATGATGGGGTGCAGCCCCCAATGATGGGGTGCAGACCCCAATGATGGGTGGGCAGACCCCCAGCGATGGAAGGCAGACCCCCAGCGATGGAGGACAGACCTCAATGATGGGGTGCAGACCCCAATGACGGGTGGGCAGACCCCCAACGACGGAAGGCAGACCCCAGTGATGGAGGACAGTCCTCAATGATGGGGTGCAGACCCCAAAGATGTAGAAGAAACCCTAATAATGGGGTGCAGCCCCCAGTTATGGGTGGGCAGACCCCAGTGATGGCGGAGCAGACCCC
The nucleotide sequence above comes from Mycteria americana isolate JAX WOST 10 ecotype Jacksonville Zoo and Gardens chromosome 22, USCA_MyAme_1.0, whole genome shotgun sequence. Encoded proteins:
- the PPP1R9B gene encoding neurabin-2 encodes the protein MLRTEAGGGAAAGGGSPSGGATGGGGLRSASPHRNAYEATIQALAPTKEADGEDGKKSRGKKYGSNVHRIKNMFLQMGTAPGPEGACDLAKAKEKPVRLSLPRAGSLGESVDQGNLLKLGTSVSERVSRFDSKPDKPFSKLQETRKIFERSPQEKATTTKLLLRKERAGFQDRKLDVVVRFNGSTESLDKLDTEAVSPTVSQLSAVFEKADLRNNLHKAPGRAGGPLNAKVVGKRPRVFLPSPEAGRSGDGHAAPARARLPEEEKAAGKTGRPAEKETAAPRVQEVCKIKPVEVEESGEAEEEEEEEATAAGEPAPAPQPAKGAEGPAPTAPRLEGGSGAAAGEEGVKGERAEEGDAYEEAKKEDFSEADLVDISAYSGLGEDSGGSGLEEEEEAEGLYEPESGCVEIPGLSEEEEPVPNRKIQFSTAPIQVFSTYSNEDYDRRNEDVDPMAASAEYELEKRVERLDLFPVELEKDSEGLGISIIGMGAGADMGLEKLGIFVKTVTEGGAAHRDGRIQVNDLIVEVDGTSLVGVTQSFAASVLRNTKGRVRFLIGREKPGEQSEVAQLIQQTLEQERWQREMIEQRYTQYTEDDEETGEYATDEEEEMSPMFPGGEMAIEVFELAENEDTLSPVEMDPEKLVHKFKELQIKHAVTEAEIQQLKRKLQCLEQEKVRWRAEKAQLEQSVEENKERMEKLEGYWMEAQNLCQAVDEHLKETQAQYQTLERKYSKAKRLIKEYQQKEIEFLKKETAQRRVLEESELAHKEEMEKLQEKISELEAKLQTLKNSNPT
- the SGCA gene encoding alpha-sarcoglycan — translated: MPPPGPRTASPAAAAAAPPGRAAAPRRLQRHGEGDAARGGGGRRHTCTGPRGAAGPVPSLYPPVLYPHPLDLPPHPPMPSPYPPNFHLPGDILGGFFGGGGCRLPTGHLGGARADSPGPCRGSLLREEHPEGLGDRGLAPRHRQPSSSPARFIPPRASVPPHGLGTHTRVRTPAPVSVPHEHTLGPPQAAPPGPASAAASVNQPWPRSRAAAKMEAPELLRLWVLAAVALGGSRAALPDHRVLPDHRVLPDHRVSSETGTIFIHELERELFQEAFLTGREDDGAAPITFQAHLQDHPDLPRWLRYIQRDPHQPGYLYGCPTATEVGTHAIEVLAYNRHTYETVAQRLVITVIPAPGREPPYQGEFLVGNRNVEELLPAATQEIFLQATASVWERDDLRVINITSALDRGGRVPLPIEGRKEGVYVKVGSHGTFSPCLASAASPQSRFRCSLGQQPLASCYDTFAPHFTIRWCNLTLLQVWPSPTSPGPAWGSGVLEEGGDFQPPTEVPPRDLLPGYLVTLLVPLAVAALLCLLLGYLMCCRREGVQKRDLETSDIQLVHHTTIHGDTEELRHMAGSRDVPRPLSTLPMFNVRTGQRINPMPGPSDGARVPLLPQ